In Synechococcus sp. PCC 6312, one genomic interval encodes:
- a CDS encoding GFA family protein: protein MAEAKTFTGGCHCQAIRFRVTVRKFQAVDCNCSICSKKGFLHLIVPPEDFELLQGEDHLATYTFNTGIAKHYFCKTCGIHSFYRPRSHPNDYDVNLRCLDDWWQPEVQAQFEIKPFDGQNWEQRVDGIR from the coding sequence ATGGCAGAAGCGAAAACATTTACCGGAGGATGTCACTGCCAGGCCATCAGGTTTCGAGTCACGGTGCGCAAATTCCAGGCCGTGGATTGTAATTGTTCCATTTGCAGTAAAAAAGGCTTTTTGCATTTGATTGTGCCACCGGAAGATTTTGAATTACTCCAAGGTGAGGATCACTTAGCTACTTACACGTTTAATACCGGCATTGCTAAACATTACTTCTGCAAAACCTGTGGCATTCATTCCTTTTATCGCCCCCGTTCCCACCCCAATGATTACGATGTCAACCTTCGTTGCTTAGATGACTGGTGGCAGCCGGAAGTCCAGGCCCAGTTTGAAATTAAACCCTTTGATGGCCAAAACTGGGAGCAGCGGGTGGATGGGATTCGCTAA
- a CDS encoding catalase family peroxidase: MPVKFKIRLKQILVVFLAVATSLSAITLSFAATGVTPEQVIAAVEGTFGVNPGQRRNHIKGVCASGEFIGSAEGRKYSRSPLFSGQPIPVVARFSLAGGNPKAPDTAKSARGLALQFQLPNGKFHQMAMLNTPIFGAAQPQTFYDLMIAMKPDPATGKPNPEALKAFKESHPDNLAQAQYLANNNPPTSYANSSYWGIHTFKFINRANKTTLVRWQFVPQDGEQRLSDEQLKSSPANFLEKALIDRTQNGPVRWDMIATIGQPNDEQNNPTIAWPENRKQVKVGTLTLTKAAPQPGQACEAINFDPLILSDGVQPTNDPILLFRSGAYAISYGKRQAGN; this comes from the coding sequence GTGCCAGTCAAGTTTAAGATTCGCTTGAAGCAAATTCTTGTCGTTTTCTTGGCGGTCGCAACATCCTTAAGTGCCATCACGCTCAGCTTTGCGGCCACAGGAGTCACCCCAGAGCAAGTCATCGCTGCAGTTGAGGGGACATTTGGGGTTAACCCAGGCCAGCGGCGGAACCATATCAAAGGGGTTTGTGCATCTGGGGAATTTATTGGCAGTGCTGAAGGTCGTAAATATTCGCGTTCTCCACTATTCTCAGGGCAACCCATTCCCGTTGTTGCTAGGTTTTCATTAGCAGGTGGCAATCCAAAGGCCCCAGATACCGCTAAAAGTGCGCGGGGATTAGCCCTCCAGTTTCAGCTACCCAACGGGAAATTCCACCAGATGGCGATGCTAAACACCCCGATTTTTGGGGCTGCTCAACCGCAAACATTCTATGACCTAATGATCGCCATGAAGCCCGACCCCGCCACAGGTAAACCTAATCCAGAGGCCCTCAAAGCGTTCAAAGAGAGTCACCCGGATAATCTCGCCCAGGCCCAATACTTAGCCAATAACAATCCCCCTACTAGCTATGCCAATAGTTCTTACTGGGGGATTCATACCTTCAAATTTATCAACCGGGCAAACAAAACAACCCTTGTCCGTTGGCAATTTGTCCCCCAAGATGGTGAGCAACGGCTGTCTGACGAGCAATTAAAATCATCACCTGCTAACTTTCTTGAAAAAGCCCTGATTGACCGGACACAAAACGGCCCCGTGCGCTGGGACATGATTGCTACGATTGGCCAGCCCAATGATGAGCAGAACAACCCCACGATTGCTTGGCCGGAAAATCGGAAACAGGTAAAAGTTGGAACCCTGACCCTAACCAAGGCAGCACCTCAACCCGGCCAGGCCTGTGAAGCTATTAACTTTGATCCTCTAATTCTGAGCGATGGTGTGCAGCCAACCAATGATCCAATCTTGCTCTTTCGTTCTGGAGCCTATGCAATTTCTTATGGGAAGCGGCAAGCAGGAAACTAA
- a CDS encoding valine--tRNA ligase, whose amino-acid sequence MTTPAPLPSQYTPQATEAKWQTLWETHQAFQADPNHPGEPYCIVIPPPNVTGSLHMGHAFEHALIDVLIRYHRMIGRNTLWLPGTDHASIAVSTILDRELTAAGKAREDVGREKYLERAWAWKEESGGTIVGQLRRLGLSVDWSRERFTMDAGLSAAVLEAFVQLYEDGLIYRGQYMVNWCPASQSAVSDLEVENIEVAGHLWHFRYPLADGSGYLEVATTRPETMLGDTAVAVNPEDTRYTQLVGKTLILPLMNREIPIIADSYVDPSFGTGCVKVTPAHDPNDFAMGERHNLPMINLLNKDGTLNENAGEFVGLDRFVARKKVVEALEQQGFLVRVEDYKHTVPYSDRGKVPVEPLLSTQWFVKIRPLADHTLHELDDNNSPRFIPERWTKVYRDWLVNLKDWCISRQLWWGHQIPAWYVVSETNGEITDHTPFIVTKSQAEAEKTAKAQFGNDITLEQDPDVLDTWFSSGLWPFSTLGWPEKTIDFDTYYPNATLVTGFDIIFFWVARMTLMAGYFTKKMPFSDVYIHGLVRDENNKKMSKSSNNGIDPLLLINKYGTDALRYTLVKEVVGAGQDIRMEYNRKTDESATVEASRNFANKLWNASRFVLLNLGEQTPGQLGSPDPTQLELADRWLLSKLNQLIKTTREQIDQYGLGEASKGLYEFIWGDFCDWYIELVKPRLQGEDSVSKTTAQQVLAQGLETTLKLFHPFMPHITEEIWHSLTQAPDTTYLALQPYPEPDLSLIDGELEANFTLIMETIRTIRNLRSEAGIKPGLKITTILQGQNPDELAVLKSGQAYIEHLARVETLTITSESAANEKVFAGVVGTVEVLIPLAGVVDVSALQEKLTKDLQKVTQEIESVQKRLGNPGFVAKAKPEVVEGAKAALSAAEQQAKILQARLGRL is encoded by the coding sequence ATGACCACACCTGCCCCTCTGCCCAGTCAATACACCCCCCAGGCCACGGAAGCCAAATGGCAAACCCTCTGGGAAACTCACCAGGCCTTTCAAGCGGATCCAAACCATCCCGGTGAACCCTACTGTATTGTGATTCCGCCGCCAAACGTCACGGGCAGTTTGCACATGGGTCATGCCTTTGAACACGCCTTGATTGATGTTCTGATTCGCTATCACCGGATGATTGGGCGCAATACGCTTTGGTTGCCGGGAACGGATCATGCCAGCATTGCCGTGAGTACGATTTTGGATCGGGAATTAACGGCGGCGGGGAAAGCTCGGGAGGATGTTGGTCGGGAAAAATATTTAGAGCGGGCCTGGGCCTGGAAAGAAGAATCGGGTGGGACGATTGTCGGGCAACTGCGGCGGCTGGGCCTCTCCGTGGATTGGAGTCGGGAGCGATTCACGATGGATGCGGGCCTGTCAGCGGCGGTATTAGAGGCGTTTGTCCAGCTTTATGAGGATGGCCTGATCTACCGGGGGCAATACATGGTCAACTGGTGTCCGGCCAGTCAATCCGCAGTTTCCGATTTAGAAGTAGAAAACATCGAAGTAGCGGGGCATTTGTGGCATTTTCGCTATCCGTTGGCTGATGGTTCTGGCTATTTAGAAGTGGCAACAACCCGGCCGGAAACGATGTTGGGGGATACGGCGGTGGCAGTGAATCCTGAGGATACCCGCTATACCCAATTAGTCGGAAAAACATTGATCTTGCCGTTGATGAACCGGGAAATTCCGATCATTGCCGATAGTTATGTGGATCCGAGTTTTGGGACAGGTTGTGTCAAGGTGACACCGGCCCATGATCCCAATGATTTTGCCATGGGTGAACGCCACAATTTACCGATGATTAATTTGCTCAATAAAGATGGCACATTGAATGAAAACGCTGGAGAGTTTGTCGGCTTAGATCGGTTTGTCGCTCGGAAGAAAGTCGTTGAAGCATTAGAACAGCAAGGCTTTTTAGTTCGAGTTGAAGATTATAAGCATACCGTTCCCTACAGTGATCGGGGCAAAGTTCCGGTTGAACCACTCTTATCAACCCAATGGTTTGTTAAAATTCGCCCCTTAGCCGATCACACGCTACATGAATTAGATGACAATAACTCCCCTCGGTTTATTCCAGAACGCTGGACAAAAGTATATCGGGATTGGCTTGTCAACTTAAAAGATTGGTGTATTTCTCGTCAACTGTGGTGGGGGCATCAAATCCCGGCCTGGTATGTGGTTAGTGAAACTAATGGGGAAATTACAGATCACACTCCCTTTATTGTCACCAAGAGTCAGGCCGAGGCGGAAAAAACAGCTAAAGCTCAATTTGGTAATGACATTACCCTCGAACAAGACCCCGATGTGCTAGATACCTGGTTTTCTTCAGGACTTTGGCCGTTTTCCACATTAGGTTGGCCCGAGAAAACCATTGATTTTGACACCTATTATCCCAATGCCACCCTCGTTACAGGGTTTGACATTATCTTTTTCTGGGTCGCCCGGATGACCTTAATGGCCGGATATTTCACGAAAAAAATGCCTTTTTCTGATGTTTATATCCATGGCCTGGTGCGGGATGAAAACAACAAGAAAATGTCAAAATCCTCGAATAATGGCATTGATCCGCTGCTGTTGATTAATAAATATGGGACGGATGCTCTACGTTATACCTTGGTCAAAGAAGTCGTCGGGGCGGGTCAAGATATTCGGATGGAGTACAACCGCAAAACCGATGAATCGGCTACTGTCGAAGCCTCACGCAACTTTGCCAATAAACTCTGGAATGCCTCCCGCTTTGTCTTGCTGAATTTAGGTGAGCAAACCCCAGGCCAGTTAGGTTCTCCTGATCCAACTCAATTAGAATTAGCCGACCGCTGGTTATTATCCAAACTCAATCAACTGATTAAAACCACCCGTGAGCAAATTGATCAGTATGGGTTAGGGGAAGCATCCAAGGGCTTGTATGAATTTATTTGGGGTGATTTTTGCGATTGGTATATTGAACTGGTTAAGCCCCGCCTGCAAGGAGAAGATTCTGTTAGTAAAACCACCGCCCAACAGGTACTCGCTCAGGGCCTGGAAACAACCCTGAAACTGTTTCATCCCTTCATGCCCCACATCACCGAGGAAATTTGGCACAGTCTCACCCAGGCCCCGGACACAACCTATTTAGCCTTGCAACCTTATCCAGAACCAGATTTAAGCTTGATTGATGGGGAATTGGAAGCGAATTTCACGTTGATCATGGAAACGATTCGTACCATTCGCAATTTACGCTCTGAGGCAGGCATTAAACCCGGCCTGAAAATTACCACCATTCTCCAAGGCCAAAACCCAGACGAGTTAGCCGTTCTCAAATCCGGTCAAGCCTATATTGAACATTTAGCCCGTGTGGAAACCTTGACCATTACATCTGAATCAGCGGCCAATGAGAAAGTCTTTGCGGGTGTGGTTGGAACTGTGGAAGTTCTGATTCCGTTGGCGGGTGTTGTAGATGTGTCAGCCCTACAGGAGAAATTAACCAAAGACCTGCAAAAAGTCACCCAGGAAATTGAATCGGTGCAAAAACGGTTAGGCAATCCGGGATTTGTCGCTAAAGCCAAGCCAGAAGTAGTCGAAGGAGCCAAAGCTGCGTTATCTGCGGCTGAACAACAAGCCAAAATTCTCCAGGCCCGCTTAGGGAGGTTATAG
- a CDS encoding DUF29 domain-containing protein, whose amino-acid sequence MVANPSRSPAELTSVPSLYEQDYLIWLEKTVRQLESQVFSELDLENLIEEISDLGKSHKNAAASYLMRICEHLLKIKYWDSEREHCYPGWRREIRNFRIELHKLLENSPSLKRFLESEFNTQYRNGRDLFLDASNLPAVLVPEEPKFTLDQALDADWLPI is encoded by the coding sequence ATGGTTGCTAACCCTTCACGATCTCCAGCAGAGCTAACATCTGTCCCATCGTTATATGAGCAAGATTATCTGATCTGGCTTGAAAAAACAGTCCGTCAACTAGAGTCTCAGGTCTTTTCAGAACTTGATTTAGAAAATCTAATTGAGGAAATTAGCGATTTGGGTAAAAGTCATAAAAATGCTGCGGCTAGTTATCTCATGCGGATTTGCGAACATTTACTCAAGATCAAATACTGGGATTCGGAGCGGGAGCATTGTTATCCTGGGTGGCGGCGGGAAATTAGAAACTTTCGGATTGAGCTTCACAAATTATTGGAAAATAGCCCAAGTTTAAAACGATTTCTGGAATCTGAATTTAATACCCAGTACCGGAATGGACGTGACCTTTTCCTGGATGCTAGCAATTTACCCGCCGTGTTAGTTCCTGAAGAACCCAAATTTACCCTCGACCAGGCCCTTGATGCAGACTGGTTGCCCATCTAA
- a CDS encoding type II toxin-antitoxin system PemK/MazF family toxin, which produces MPNYSKHDVILVRYPFSDLTSSKVRPAVVISPPNLSQDIFITPLTSKIASLLAGEFILQEWSLAGLNVVTAVKRGIYTVHKSLVIKVIGQLGEADMRHLGASLRSWLDL; this is translated from the coding sequence ATGCCAAATTACTCGAAACATGATGTCATCCTGGTACGCTATCCATTTTCAGATTTGACGAGTTCTAAGGTAAGGCCTGCAGTTGTTATCAGCCCACCAAATCTATCTCAGGATATTTTTATTACTCCACTCACGAGCAAAATAGCATCACTCCTTGCGGGAGAGTTTATCCTTCAAGAATGGTCATTAGCTGGGTTGAATGTTGTGACTGCTGTAAAAAGAGGTATTTATACGGTACATAAAAGTTTAGTTATTAAGGTCATTGGTCAATTAGGAGAAGCTGATATGAGGCATCTTGGGGCATCGTTACGAAGTTGGTTAGATTTATAA
- a CDS encoding DUF2188 domain-containing protein, whose translation MTKKNSVSTQENPTYHVRPRPGGGWQVKQEGTRKTIKAFLTQKEAIQFARGLAHEVGGRVDIHHRKKVPGKLPKNNAEFWLGASQTSLDAVWDNDEDDVYAKLLET comes from the coding sequence ATGACTAAGAAAAATAGCGTTTCCACTCAGGAAAATCCAACCTATCATGTCCGCCCCAGGCCTGGTGGTGGTTGGCAGGTAAAACAAGAAGGAACTAGAAAAACTATTAAAGCCTTTTTAACCCAGAAAGAGGCTATTCAATTTGCACGTGGCCTGGCCCATGAAGTAGGTGGACGAGTGGATATCCATCACCGAAAAAAAGTTCCTGGTAAATTACCTAAGAATAATGCTGAGTTTTGGTTAGGTGCTAGTCAGACATCGCTGGATGCAGTTTGGGATAATGACGAGGATGATGTCTATGCCAAATTACTCGAAACATGA
- a CDS encoding DUF4359 domain-containing protein: MDRPSLISAHPLPPRQSRPKSLAWVVVLSLGLVGFSVVATLTNPDQAAYETYLSHQALSQLETQFCSPTSTTDRLGLGQFVQQGCQSLLQQGQHPLKELIGYHTTRHNLGLVSLYTTELPAVTRKKIWAIGFLGQIYLLQ; this comes from the coding sequence ATGGATCGTCCTTCACTTATTTCTGCTCATCCCCTACCGCCGCGGCAGTCTCGTCCCAAAAGCTTGGCCTGGGTGGTCGTGCTGAGCTTGGGTCTGGTTGGATTTAGTGTGGTTGCAACACTGACAAACCCGGATCAAGCTGCCTATGAAACCTATCTCAGTCACCAGGCCCTGAGTCAGTTAGAAACTCAATTTTGCTCGCCAACCTCAACAACCGATCGTTTGGGGCTAGGGCAGTTTGTTCAACAAGGCTGTCAATCCCTCCTTCAACAAGGGCAACACCCCCTCAAGGAACTGATTGGCTACCATACAACGCGCCATAATCTTGGCCTGGTGAGTCTTTATACAACAGAGTTGCCAGCGGTAACCCGTAAAAAGATTTGGGCCATTGGCTTTTTGGGACAGATTTATTTACTGCAATAA
- a CDS encoding L-threonylcarbamoyladenylate synthase → MATISFLALIAAVRSGEHLISFPTDTVPALACRPDQAGLIYQAKQRQSDKPLILMGASPESLWPYVEGSPQAWEIWQSIAATYWPGALTLVLPASPRLPPAMNPENPTTIGLRIPNSDMARDILNQTGPLATTSINRSGQPPLLTYLEIQKHFPQVFTVSEDSWPPAPEAAIPSTVIKWNGTGWVCLRQGSIPGEKFLQV, encoded by the coding sequence ATGGCTACAATTTCTTTTTTGGCTCTAATCGCTGCGGTGCGCTCCGGTGAACACCTGATTAGCTTTCCGACAGATACGGTGCCTGCCTTGGCCTGCCGTCCAGATCAAGCCGGATTAATTTACCAGGCCAAGCAACGCCAGTCCGATAAGCCTCTCATTCTCATGGGAGCGTCTCCAGAAAGTTTGTGGCCCTATGTTGAAGGGAGTCCCCAGGCCTGGGAGATTTGGCAATCCATTGCAGCAACCTATTGGCCAGGCGCGTTAACCCTTGTTCTCCCTGCTAGCCCTCGCTTACCCCCAGCCATGAACCCGGAAAATCCAACCACCATTGGCCTGCGGATTCCCAATTCAGATATGGCTCGAGATATTCTTAACCAGACTGGCCCCTTGGCAACCACCAGCATCAATCGTTCTGGGCAGCCTCCCTTATTAACCTACCTAGAAATTCAGAAACACTTTCCCCAGGTTTTTACCGTATCCGAGGACTCCTGGCCACCTGCCCCAGAAGCAGCGATACCTTCAACGGTGATTAAATGGAACGGCACTGGCTGGGTTTGCTTGCGGCAAGGTAGCATTCCCGGTGAAAAATTCCTTCAGGTATAG
- the dxr gene encoding 1-deoxy-D-xylulose-5-phosphate reductoisomerase: MKAITLLGSTGSIGTQTLDIVAHHPDKFRIVGLAAGRNLELFIPQVRQFCPEIISIADPNQKQDLLDGLVGLDSLPKIVFGAEGIAEVAAYGDAQAVVTGIVGCAGLLPTIAAIKAGKDIALANKETLIAGGPVVLPLIEEYGVKLLPADSEHSAIFQCLQGVPTGGLRRIILTASGGAFRDWPVENLSQVTVADALKHPNWSMGPKITVDSATLMNKGLEVIEAHYLFGASYDQIDIVIHPQSIIHSLIELQDTSVLAQLGWPDMRLPLLYALSWPERVATDWSPLDLVKSGDLTFRTPDHQKYPCMNLAYGAGRAGGAMPAVLNAANEQAVALFLDGQVDFLDIPRLIELTCSQFEHQNIQAPGLADILHADQWARATVRDKAKTAKPPVLI; this comes from the coding sequence GTGAAAGCAATTACACTTTTAGGCTCAACTGGCTCGATTGGCACTCAAACCCTGGATATTGTTGCCCATCACCCAGATAAGTTTCGGATCGTTGGCCTGGCGGCTGGTCGGAACTTAGAGTTATTCATTCCCCAGGTACGGCAGTTTTGTCCAGAAATCATTAGCATTGCTGACCCCAACCAAAAACAAGACTTGTTAGATGGACTCGTAGGTTTAGATTCCTTACCCAAAATTGTTTTTGGAGCCGAGGGGATTGCCGAAGTGGCCGCCTATGGCGATGCCCAGGCCGTGGTGACAGGAATTGTTGGCTGTGCCGGATTATTACCCACAATTGCGGCGATTAAGGCGGGAAAGGATATTGCTCTGGCGAATAAAGAAACCCTGATTGCCGGTGGGCCAGTGGTGCTGCCTTTGATTGAGGAGTATGGTGTCAAGCTACTGCCAGCGGATTCGGAACATTCGGCCATTTTCCAATGTTTACAAGGGGTTCCGACCGGGGGCTTACGGCGGATCATCCTGACAGCATCGGGGGGGGCATTTCGGGATTGGCCGGTGGAAAACCTGAGTCAAGTCACTGTCGCCGATGCCCTCAAACATCCCAACTGGTCTATGGGGCCCAAAATTACGGTGGATTCAGCAACCCTTATGAACAAGGGCCTGGAAGTCATTGAGGCTCACTATTTATTTGGGGCCAGTTATGACCAGATTGATATTGTGATTCATCCCCAAAGCATTATTCATTCCTTAATTGAGTTACAAGATACCTCGGTATTGGCTCAGTTAGGTTGGCCAGATATGCGCTTGCCATTGCTCTACGCCTTGTCTTGGCCGGAGCGAGTTGCTACAGATTGGTCTCCCTTAGATTTGGTCAAGTCTGGAGATTTAACCTTCCGAACTCCCGACCACCAAAAATACCCCTGTATGAACTTGGCCTATGGGGCTGGCCGAGCTGGAGGAGCAATGCCCGCGGTGCTGAATGCGGCCAACGAACAGGCAGTAGCTCTATTTTTGGATGGTCAAGTTGATTTTCTAGATATTCCTCGCTTAATTGAACTAACCTGTAGCCAATTTGAGCACCAAAACATCCAAGCTCCAGGCCTGGCAGATATTCTCCATGCCGATCAGTGGGCCCGGGCCACGGTGCGGGATAAGGCCAAAACAGCCAAACCCCCGGTACTGATTTGA
- a CDS encoding SirB1 family protein: MELSPTRRHFFRTLHQSPLNLVTAALYIAQEEYPNLVIEDYVDQLESMGQSVKKRLPTERYPLRIIGAINDYLYGELGFSGNTADYYNPDNSFLNRVLEQRTGIPITLALVYLDVARRVDFPMVGVGFPGHFLIRPDLPDVEIHIDVFNNGEILFAQDCQARLEEIFQQAVPLRPEFFQVVTPQQFLIRLLSNLKRIYLERRDLERSLGAVERILLVSPQSVDELRDRGILSYHLGRWREAKADLLDYLATRPSLEQQAMVQDILRQIIDD; this comes from the coding sequence ATGGAACTTTCACCCACTCGTCGCCACTTTTTTCGCACTCTTCATCAGTCTCCCCTGAATTTAGTCACAGCCGCCCTATACATTGCACAAGAAGAATATCCCAATCTAGTCATTGAAGACTACGTTGATCAACTCGAATCTATGGGGCAATCAGTTAAAAAACGCCTCCCCACAGAACGTTATCCCCTGCGGATTATTGGCGCGATTAATGACTATCTTTATGGTGAATTAGGTTTTTCTGGTAATACCGCCGACTATTACAACCCGGACAATAGTTTTCTCAACCGTGTCCTAGAGCAGCGAACGGGCATCCCCATTACCTTGGCGTTAGTCTATTTAGACGTTGCCCGCCGCGTTGATTTTCCCATGGTGGGAGTCGGATTTCCGGGACATTTTTTAATTCGCCCCGATCTGCCCGATGTCGAAATCCATATTGATGTCTTTAATAACGGCGAAATTTTGTTTGCCCAGGATTGCCAGGCCCGCTTGGAGGAAATTTTTCAACAGGCTGTTCCCTTGCGCCCAGAATTTTTCCAGGTCGTCACTCCTCAGCAATTCTTAATTCGCCTGCTCAGTAACCTGAAGCGGATCTATTTGGAGCGGCGAGATTTGGAACGATCCCTAGGGGCAGTGGAGCGGATTCTCCTCGTGTCTCCCCAGTCCGTGGATGAATTGCGAGATCGGGGGATTTTGTCCTACCACTTGGGTCGCTGGCGTGAGGCTAAGGCAGATTTACTGGACTATTTGGCTACCCGCCCCTCCTTAGAACAGCAGGCTATGGTTCAAGATATTTTGCGGCAAATTATTGATGATTAA
- a CDS encoding pentapeptide repeat-containing protein, with protein MSLFVNLAVLFSLSSPAMPNAEHLNILEQGCQAWNHWREQSPGVKPDLGQADLTGTDLACFNLSHTNLESALLAGADLRGAYLASAYLYHANLYMADLIEANLSGACLAWATLAGSDLYRADLSLADLRDANLVGALIRRANLSAATLERANLTRANCLQANLMQTNLSQSILTEAVLESASLIDANLTNAILVEANLIKTNACRANFRGANLSHAEIEKTSFRGATMPDGRLYP; from the coding sequence TTGTCTCTTTTCGTCAACTTAGCAGTACTGTTTAGTCTTTCATCCCCAGCCATGCCGAACGCTGAGCATCTCAACATTTTGGAGCAAGGATGCCAGGCCTGGAACCATTGGCGAGAGCAATCTCCAGGGGTTAAGCCGGATCTAGGACAAGCTGATCTGACCGGGACTGACCTCGCTTGTTTTAATCTGAGTCATACCAATCTGGAATCAGCCTTACTGGCGGGGGCCGATCTCCGGGGAGCTTACTTAGCCTCAGCCTACCTCTACCACGCCAATCTTTACATGGCTGACCTGATTGAAGCCAATTTAAGTGGGGCCTGCTTGGCCTGGGCCACCTTGGCGGGCAGCGATCTCTATCGGGCTGACCTTTCCTTAGCGGATTTACGGGATGCCAACTTAGTTGGAGCCTTAATTCGCCGCGCCAACCTATCCGCCGCGACCCTAGAACGGGCCAATCTGACGCGAGCTAATTGCCTCCAGGCCAACCTGATGCAAACCAACCTCAGCCAGTCCATCCTAACTGAAGCCGTTCTAGAGTCCGCCAGCTTGATTGATGCCAACCTAACAAATGCCATTCTCGTGGAAGCCAACCTGATTAAAACCAATGCCTGTCGGGCCAACTTTCGGGGGGCCAATCTCAGTCATGCCGAAATCGAGAAGACTAGTTTTCGGGGTGCAACGATGCCTGATGGTCGCCTTTACCCCTAG
- a CDS encoding DUF1997 domain-containing protein, whose translation MSTSEHPQAPETEMSPLEPLTFRTSFKGWMEMYAPVPEVEAYLDAHQGWFVRCAHPMQAEPIGQTGYILTIGRFGSFGYTVEPKIGLNLLPENDRVYRIQTIPVPDQPYLNYEVDFQAAMLLIPRSVDAHDQELLALNVRDYTHVTWDLELGVEIVFPRFIYHLPQRLLQSTGDRILAQIVKQVSHRLTAKVQDDFHNTLGLKLAKRPHRQRFHATHLPSPNGSAVAPLIDKLPPNPDL comes from the coding sequence ATGTCCACCTCTGAACATCCCCAGGCCCCGGAAACCGAGATGTCCCCCTTGGAGCCACTCACGTTTCGGACAAGTTTCAAAGGCTGGATGGAAATGTATGCCCCAGTCCCAGAGGTTGAGGCCTATTTAGATGCCCATCAGGGATGGTTTGTCCGCTGTGCCCACCCGATGCAGGCCGAACCGATTGGTCAGACGGGCTATATCCTAACCATTGGCCGGTTTGGTTCCTTTGGTTATACCGTCGAGCCGAAAATTGGTTTGAATCTTTTGCCGGAAAATGATCGGGTGTATCGGATTCAAACTATTCCAGTGCCGGATCAGCCCTATTTGAATTATGAGGTGGATTTCCAGGCCGCGATGCTGCTGATTCCCCGCTCAGTTGATGCCCATGATCAGGAATTGCTAGCGTTGAATGTACGGGACTATACCCATGTGACCTGGGATTTGGAGTTGGGGGTTGAGATTGTTTTTCCCCGGTTTATTTATCACTTGCCGCAGCGGTTGTTACAGTCCACTGGGGATCGGATTTTGGCCCAAATTGTCAAACAGGTCTCCCATCGCCTCACGGCTAAGGTTCAGGATGATTTTCACAACACCCTGGGCTTAAAACTGGCTAAACGTCCCCATCGGCAACGGTTTCATGCAACTCACCTGCCCTCCCCAAACGGGTCTGCAGTTGCACCGCTAATTGATAAATTGCCGCCCAATCCTGATCTATAA
- a CDS encoding bifunctional 4-hydroxy-2-oxoglutarate aldolase/2-dehydro-3-deoxy-phosphogluconate aldolase, with protein sequence MSSFPQQPLIAVIRAETPHQAQQMAETVAQAGLTLIEITWNTPQAPQVISQLRARLPRCQIGTGTILQADELRDAVAAGSQFIFTPHVDRTLIQQACAAQIPIIPGALTPSEIIQAWATGATCVKVFPIQAVGGVNYLRALQGPLGHIPLIPTGGVNLDNAQDFLQAGAIAVGLSSSLFPKHLVIDQDWAAIYQLAVQLQTRLGRAGELHETVADGDV encoded by the coding sequence ATGTCCTCCTTTCCCCAACAACCGTTGATTGCTGTGATTCGGGCTGAAACTCCCCACCAGGCCCAACAAATGGCCGAAACCGTTGCCCAAGCTGGTCTGACACTGATTGAAATTACCTGGAACACCCCCCAGGCCCCCCAGGTCATTAGCCAACTGCGGGCCCGATTACCCAGGTGTCAGATTGGGACAGGGACGATCTTGCAAGCCGATGAGTTAAGGGATGCTGTTGCCGCTGGGAGTCAGTTTATTTTTACCCCCCATGTTGATAGGACCCTGATCCAGCAAGCCTGTGCCGCCCAAATTCCAATCATTCCCGGTGCCTTAACCCCCAGTGAAATTATCCAGGCCTGGGCTACGGGGGCCACCTGTGTCAAAGTTTTTCCAATTCAGGCGGTGGGGGGAGTGAATTACCTGCGCGCCTTACAAGGGCCATTGGGGCATATTCCCTTAATTCCCACCGGCGGGGTGAACCTAGACAATGCCCAAGACTTTCTCCAGGCCGGGGCCATTGCTGTCGGTTTATCCAGTAGTTTATTTCCGAAACACTTAGTTATAGATCAGGATTGGGCGGCAATTTATCAATTAGCGGTGCAACTGCAGACCCGTTTGGGGAGGGCAGGTGAGTTGCATGAAACCGTTGCCGATGGGGACGTTTAG